AGCAGGCCAATGGTAGGAATTTCGTAACACTCGGGCCATTAGCACCCTGCCTTATCGGGTTCGGGAAATTGTCGTAATCCTCATCTAAGGCGAATTGTGGTGTGGAACGAGAGGAAAACGCGCCTGCCCCTGTGGAGCTGTCTAAACGGGCTTTTTTTCCACAGCGATGCACAAGAAAGACCAGATTCGCACCGCTTTTCCGAACTGTCTCCTTGCATCTCAGCTTGATTGGGGCCGATTTCCCGAGTACAGGAGATTGGCTACTTGCATCTTTCTCCCCGGAGACAAGCCGATGATCAAGCAATCCGAGCAGACTGAGGGACAGCAGTTGCTAAAACAGCTTAAGGACGAGTATCGAAGACCCGAGGGGCATAATACCGAGGCTGCTGTCGAAGAACATGCCACAGGAAGCCTCCCCGATCCTCAGTATTGGCCAGCAGAGATCAGCCGCGCGATCAACTAGCCGTACTCCTGTTCCATCCGACCACAGTACCCAGCCGGCACGCGGCGGCAGAAGGGACTTTTGCGGGTGCGCTATCTCCGTGCCCATAAGCAAAATCGCGAGCTTGAGCTCGCGATCCGCCTACTTGGCTGCTATGGTTTCGTCAACTCCTAAATAATTAGTTACCTTTTCGTTCCTACTGCGTCCAATAATGGAGGAACAAGGACGAATGCCGCCGAGAAGGTCAGAGACGCTCACAGAAGCCGAACTTCGGGTGATGAATGTTTTGTGGGAGAAAGGTCCCTGCACAGTTCAGCAGGTGCTTCAGGGGATTCCCGAAGAACTTGATTTGGCCTACAACTCCGTCCTGACTACCGTCCGCATTCTTGAAAACAAAGGCTACGTCCGCCACGCGAAGGAAGGACGTGCTCACATTTATGAGCCCATCGTTGCTCGCAACGAAGCCAGCCGATCGGCAGTACGCCAGGTCGTCAGCCGGTTCTTCGGCAACTCTCATCAATCGCTTCTGTTGAATCTGCTTGAAGAACAGAAGATTGATCCTGAAGAGATCAGCCGTTTGCGCGAGATCTTGAAAGCGAGTGAACGCAAATGAGCATTCTTCTGCTGCAGTCGGGCTCAATGATCGCTGGTGA
This is a stretch of genomic DNA from Terriglobales bacterium. It encodes these proteins:
- a CDS encoding BlaI/MecI/CopY family transcriptional regulator codes for the protein MPPRRSETLTEAELRVMNVLWEKGPCTVQQVLQGIPEELDLAYNSVLTTVRILENKGYVRHAKEGRAHIYEPIVARNEASRSAVRQVVSRFFGNSHQSLLLNLLEEQKIDPEEISRLREILKASERK